A window of the Haloquadratum walsbyi C23 genome harbors these coding sequences:
- a CDS encoding DUF7510 family protein, with product MKHTELATLRTDGGKVNDDMDSDGNHHQTGPIKFNVTIEDGVTIIDMHGDRDTAVIVQSASGERVYLPPEDFERAAPTTQRNESADQSASTNSPYQSAASDSPYQSAPTDSPYQSSGTDSPYQSTQSQSQSQLESDEEGLVSTTEGYRIYHPEPATDVRVLR from the coding sequence ATGAAGCACACCGAATTAGCTACATTGCGAACAGACGGGGGAAAGGTAAATGACGATATGGACTCAGACGGAAACCATCATCAAACTGGACCAATCAAATTCAATGTGACAATTGAGGACGGAGTGACAATAATTGATATGCATGGTGATAGAGATACAGCAGTGATTGTACAGTCGGCATCAGGAGAGCGCGTGTATCTTCCTCCAGAAGACTTTGAGCGGGCTGCTCCGACTACACAGCGAAACGAGAGTGCAGATCAGTCTGCCTCAACAAACAGTCCATATCAATCTGCAGCGAGTGACAGTCCGTATCAATCAGCGCCAACTGATAGTCCATATCAATCCTCGGGGACCGACAGTCCGTATCAGTCTACGCAGTCACAGTCACAGTCACAATTAGAATCAGATGAAGAAGGGCTTGTATCGACAACCGAAGGTTACCGTATTTATCATCCTGAACCAGCAACAGATGTTCGAGTTCTTCGGTGA
- a CDS encoding YhbY family RNA-binding protein, whose protein sequence is MDTQALRKQAHDLDITVWVGKSGIDPVEPELDNQLKDTDLVKVKFLRAAQGGTTVAELADDLANRVNAHVIETRGNTGVLYRR, encoded by the coding sequence ATGGATACACAGGCACTTCGAAAGCAAGCACATGATCTAGATATAACCGTGTGGGTTGGGAAAAGTGGAATCGACCCCGTTGAGCCAGAGTTAGACAATCAACTAAAAGATACTGACCTCGTGAAGGTAAAGTTCCTTCGCGCAGCACAGGGTGGCACAACAGTCGCAGAACTTGCAGATGATCTCGCGAACCGGGTAAATGCCCACGTTATTGAGACGCGTGGAAATACAGGCGTTCTTTATCGACGATGA
- a CDS encoding mechanosensitive ion channel family protein: MSIIFDLTTTPLQVGVDLSGSIARLLTRAGLPETIAGLTGQAIAFIAVFALIFIGGRTIIIRLLERVLDSRDIEAHARKPLRRIVVIAIGFVALTIGFGAAGYGNFLQSLATVAAAATLAVGFALQDVLKNFVAGVFIYADRPFKIGDWIEWNGHAGVVQDISFRVTRVRTFNNELLTVPNSTLTDGVIKNPVANERLRMQVPFGISYNDDIDAASAIIHEAADDHADILTEPEPTVRLSELGDSAVTLQSQVWIDNPSRGRVAKARAQYVQMVKERFDQHEIDMPYPNRTLEGEVTIAGGSIEQS, encoded by the coding sequence ATGAGTATCATATTTGATTTGACAACCACTCCACTGCAGGTCGGCGTTGACCTCTCTGGATCGATTGCACGTTTGTTGACTCGTGCTGGTCTTCCTGAGACAATCGCAGGACTGACTGGACAAGCAATTGCATTTATTGCGGTTTTTGCGCTTATTTTTATTGGCGGTCGAACTATCATCATTCGATTGCTTGAGCGAGTTTTAGACTCTCGCGATATTGAAGCACATGCGCGGAAGCCTCTTCGTCGGATCGTCGTTATTGCTATTGGGTTCGTTGCACTAACAATCGGATTCGGGGCAGCAGGGTATGGAAACTTTCTTCAATCACTTGCAACTGTGGCTGCCGCAGCAACACTTGCGGTCGGGTTTGCACTTCAAGACGTATTGAAGAACTTTGTTGCTGGTGTGTTTATTTATGCTGACCGACCGTTCAAAATTGGTGATTGGATCGAATGGAATGGACATGCTGGAGTTGTTCAGGACATCAGTTTTCGAGTAACACGAGTCCGGACATTCAATAATGAGTTACTGACAGTCCCAAATTCGACACTCACTGATGGGGTGATCAAGAATCCGGTCGCAAATGAACGACTACGAATGCAGGTTCCATTCGGTATTAGTTATAATGATGATATCGATGCTGCTTCAGCAATCATTCATGAAGCGGCTGATGATCATGCGGATATCTTAACGGAGCCTGAACCGACAGTTCGGCTTTCTGAACTGGGTGACTCTGCTGTGACACTTCAATCGCAGGTCTGGATCGATAATCCAAGCCGCGGTCGTGTTGCAAAAGCACGCGCACAGTATGTACAAATGGTAAAAGAGCGGTTTGATCAGCATGAAATCGATATGCCATATCCAAATCGAACACTTGAGGGTGAAGTTACTATTGCAGGGGGCAGTATTGAACAGTCATAA
- a CDS encoding ribonuclease P protein component 4: MSIPAERMKRLHVLAREAVATGKKARARSYVKLARRIGERNRISLPRQFRRFSCDNCDIYLRPAKTARVRLQPGHVVIRCLECGATKRYPHE; encoded by the coding sequence ATGAGCATTCCTGCCGAGCGGATGAAGCGACTTCATGTCCTTGCTCGTGAGGCAGTGGCTACCGGAAAAAAGGCGCGAGCACGGTCATATGTCAAACTTGCTAGACGGATTGGCGAACGAAACCGTATTAGTCTTCCCCGTCAATTTCGCCGTTTTAGTTGCGATAACTGTGATATTTATCTTCGACCGGCGAAGACAGCACGTGTTCGATTGCAACCTGGCCATGTTGTCATTCGATGTTTAGAATGTGGCGCAACAAAACGCTATCCGCATGAGTGA
- a CDS encoding glycosyltransferase: protein MSIPTVVAFTDTYLPTVNGVSYTIQTWRDQWHDRGGTMQIVYPTADQYESTTGEFGIHSLPFPLYDGFRLGLPLLPDELDVADIDIVHTHTPFAVGLSGVRLARRADVPLIASYHTPTSEYADYLTSQPHVERIVSAIADGYEQWFLSRADAVICPTHDAQSRLKSSIDPDAELAVISNGVDTDFFSPADESTTISFRDRYDLPTGPLIGYTGRHGYEKNLSELLYAAEWIKQNIDTAEAEPRATASIEDNTQIKNINQFSISGDSAGDNIPQQTLIDDLNVDSLNQEPTVVLGGDGPAREELELLADKLGLNVHFLGFLAREELPVFYSMLDVFMFPSPVETQGLVALEAIACGTPVVGVNAGALSSTIEDGITGRHYQPDNPAACGARVIEILTDYNRFMHGCLDYRSKLSVTRVVDDLLSLYQQISK, encoded by the coding sequence ATGAGCATCCCCACCGTTGTTGCGTTTACTGATACATACTTACCAACAGTCAATGGTGTTTCATATACCATTCAAACGTGGCGAGATCAGTGGCATGATCGCGGTGGAACAATGCAGATTGTCTACCCAACTGCAGACCAATATGAGTCAACAACAGGTGAGTTTGGCATCCACAGTCTCCCGTTTCCACTATACGATGGATTTCGACTCGGACTCCCATTACTTCCTGATGAACTTGATGTAGCTGATATCGACATTGTTCATACGCATACACCATTTGCAGTTGGTCTAAGTGGAGTCCGGTTGGCTCGTCGCGCGGACGTTCCGCTTATTGCTTCATATCACACTCCAACAAGTGAATACGCTGATTATCTCACCTCTCAACCGCATGTTGAGCGAATCGTCAGTGCAATAGCTGATGGATACGAACAATGGTTCCTCTCACGTGCAGACGCAGTCATCTGTCCAACACATGATGCTCAGAGTCGACTCAAATCATCAATCGATCCCGACGCAGAGTTAGCGGTGATTTCTAATGGGGTTGATACTGACTTTTTTTCCCCGGCAGATGAATCAACCACTATTTCATTCCGAGACCGATATGACCTCCCCACTGGTCCACTTATTGGATATACTGGACGTCATGGATATGAAAAGAACCTTTCAGAGCTTCTGTATGCGGCTGAATGGATTAAACAGAACATTGACACTGCAGAAGCCGAGCCACGAGCCACAGCATCGATTGAAGATAATACACAGATCAAAAATATCAATCAATTCAGTATCAGCGGTGATTCGGCTGGAGATAATATACCTCAACAAACTCTAATTGATGATCTCAATGTCGATTCGCTCAATCAAGAGCCGACGGTTGTGCTCGGTGGTGACGGTCCAGCACGAGAGGAACTTGAGCTATTGGCTGATAAGCTTGGATTAAACGTCCATTTTCTTGGATTCCTCGCACGTGAAGAACTTCCGGTATTTTACTCCATGCTTGATGTATTTATGTTTCCGAGTCCGGTCGAAACGCAGGGACTTGTTGCTCTGGAGGCAATTGCATGCGGAACTCCTGTTGTGGGGGTCAATGCCGGTGCGCTCTCATCAACAATTGAAGATGGAATCACTGGACGACATTACCAGCCTGATAATCCAGCAGCATGTGGAGCAAGAGTTATTGAAATACTTACAGATTATAACCGATTTATGCATGGATGTTTAGATTACCGCTCAAAATTGAGTGTCACCCGCGTTGTTGATGATTTATTATCACTATATCAACAGATTTCTAAATGA
- a CDS encoding DUF2797 domain-containing protein, translating to MQIVGYDTSAPGMYLSHVEPQADGLNSLNEVEFISLAPGTELAYTLGQRHCAGVITDEGHYSCRNTSAPHCREHNSTWVCAKCTGTCLKDEMDCYEPHAIYLAVFAPDIHKVGVTKQWRLTQRLVEQGADYGIHLQTVSNGRIAREREAEIATTASITDRIRAVTKHTSLYQDVDESAVATQLADVKAESAIELDIGSQAGINTYIESLPEVDLSVSELMTEAVADNRDEIKENPDPPAIYRLGYDLKLSDRPVSETIATGTVRGIKGRLIILDYAGSTYTVDMRDLVGHIINSGTTTRNLQASLDAWK from the coding sequence GTGCAAATCGTCGGGTATGATACGAGCGCGCCGGGAATGTATCTGAGCCATGTTGAACCACAAGCGGATGGACTAAATTCATTAAACGAGGTTGAGTTTATCTCGCTCGCTCCCGGGACCGAACTTGCATATACGCTCGGACAACGCCACTGTGCGGGTGTAATAACCGACGAAGGTCATTATTCTTGTAGAAATACGTCAGCACCGCACTGTCGGGAACACAACTCAACGTGGGTCTGTGCAAAATGTACTGGAACGTGTCTCAAGGACGAGATGGACTGCTATGAGCCACATGCAATTTATCTTGCTGTTTTCGCTCCAGATATACACAAAGTAGGAGTAACAAAACAATGGCGGCTCACTCAGCGTCTCGTTGAGCAGGGCGCGGATTATGGAATTCATCTCCAGACAGTTTCTAACGGTCGCATTGCCCGTGAGCGTGAGGCAGAAATCGCAACAACTGCGTCAATTACTGATCGGATTCGCGCGGTAACAAAGCATACAAGCTTGTATCAAGATGTCGATGAATCTGCAGTAGCCACTCAATTAGCCGATGTCAAGGCTGAGTCAGCCATTGAATTAGACATCGGGTCCCAGGCTGGGATAAACACATATATCGAAAGTCTTCCAGAAGTTGATTTGTCTGTCTCTGAGTTGATGACAGAGGCAGTTGCAGATAATAGAGATGAAATAAAAGAAAATCCTGACCCACCTGCAATCTATCGACTGGGATATGATCTTAAACTTAGTGACCGTCCTGTCTCTGAAACAATTGCCACTGGAACAGTCCGTGGAATAAAGGGGCGATTGATAATACTCGATTATGCTGGGAGCACATACACAGTTGATATGCGTGACCTTGTTGGTCATATAATAAACTCAGGAACGACTACACGAAATCTCCAAGCAAGCCTTGATGCATGGAAATGA
- a CDS encoding glycosyltransferase family 4 protein — protein sequence MRVLNYLELESRLNRSGIGTAVDHQRAALNITDVADVEIYTSLRNALSPRNWIKDTLWSAAVDLDQDSGDSYRSNKEYSDTDSNSSPPHTHVSAVDGSDSTADSERGCESDIDIVHCNLVGPGSFAAAQYALRSEIPLILHAHITREDFAESFRGSTTIAPVVERYLKWFYSHADLLLCPSEYTRSVLQAYPVETPIRVITNGVDINALSGFESYREEYRQKYDLSGPVIFGVGNVFERKGLTTFCQVAEQTSYDFAWFGPYDTGPQASRTVQRWTNNPPSNVTFTGWVDDIRGAYAAGDIYFFPTKNENQGIAVLEAMACGKAVVLRDIPVFEEFYTHNEDCLKCETQAEFRDAINCLVNDPTLRSRLGENAKATAHEHDLEGVGDQLAETYKTVITATEAGHEITSTDIT from the coding sequence TTGCGTGTATTGAATTATCTTGAACTTGAATCCCGGCTTAACCGCAGTGGGATCGGGACAGCGGTTGACCACCAACGTGCAGCACTTAATATAACCGATGTAGCGGATGTTGAAATTTATACATCACTGCGAAATGCTCTCTCTCCACGCAACTGGATCAAAGATACGCTTTGGTCCGCCGCAGTTGATCTTGATCAAGACTCGGGTGACAGCTATAGATCAAACAAGGAATATTCTGATACAGATTCCAATTCCAGTCCTCCGCATACTCACGTTTCTGCTGTTGATGGCTCCGATTCGACTGCAGACTCTGAACGTGGATGTGAGTCTGATATCGATATTGTCCATTGTAATCTTGTTGGACCAGGATCATTCGCTGCTGCTCAATATGCACTTCGGAGTGAGATTCCGCTAATCCTCCATGCACACATCACACGCGAGGATTTTGCGGAATCATTTCGCGGGTCGACGACAATTGCACCAGTTGTCGAACGATATCTTAAGTGGTTTTACTCACACGCAGATCTCCTCTTATGTCCATCAGAATATACCCGAAGTGTCCTTCAGGCATATCCCGTCGAAACACCGATTCGGGTGATAACGAACGGTGTTGATATTAATGCATTATCCGGATTTGAGTCATATCGTGAAGAATACCGTCAGAAATACGATCTTTCCGGTCCTGTCATATTCGGGGTTGGAAATGTTTTCGAGCGAAAAGGATTGACCACATTCTGTCAAGTAGCGGAACAAACATCATATGATTTTGCATGGTTTGGACCATATGATACCGGTCCTCAGGCCTCCAGAACAGTCCAACGATGGACAAACAATCCACCATCAAATGTCACCTTCACCGGATGGGTTGATGATATCCGTGGTGCATACGCTGCTGGGGATATCTACTTCTTTCCGACAAAAAATGAAAATCAAGGAATTGCGGTCCTTGAGGCGATGGCCTGTGGAAAAGCAGTTGTTCTTCGCGATATCCCTGTCTTTGAGGAATTCTACACACATAATGAGGATTGTCTGAAGTGTGAAACCCAAGCGGAATTCCGTGATGCAATTAATTGCTTGGTCAATGATCCGACCTTACGGTCCCGTCTTGGTGAGAATGCAAAGGCAACCGCTCATGAGCATGATCTCGAAGGCGTCGGTGATCAACTCGCTGAAACATACAAAACAGTCATTACAGCTACTGAAGCTGGTCATGAGATTACATCCACAGATATCACATAA
- a CDS encoding Sec-independent protein translocase subunit TatA/TatB yields MTGIITPLFPGLPGGPELLIVLLVLVLLFGANKIPKLARSTGQAMGEFKRGREELEEELSEVDGSGEDEGSTPASSSSSTESETETATEPN; encoded by the coding sequence ATGACCGGAATCATCACTCCGTTGTTCCCAGGGCTGCCGGGCGGACCAGAACTCCTCATTGTTCTACTTGTGCTCGTCTTATTATTCGGAGCGAATAAAATTCCAAAATTGGCTCGCTCAACAGGTCAAGCAATGGGTGAGTTTAAGCGGGGAAGAGAGGAACTTGAAGAAGAATTAAGTGAAGTTGACGGTAGTGGCGAAGATGAGGGATCCACCCCAGCCTCTAGCTCATCATCAACCGAATCTGAAACTGAGACGGCGACTGAACCAAATTGA
- a CDS encoding MATE family efflux transporter, which translates to MNIDFRSAARKIFKRPEELELTEGPIGRSLFFLSLPIVITNLLQVAYNFADTFWLGRYSTDALAAISLGFPLVYLFISLGLGLTVAGSVLVAQHTGATQTAQADYAASQTVAFTIAIGILLGAAGVIFVDEVLSVFGADPVVLALATDYMRIISFGLPFLFGFIVFIALMRGSGDTLTPMLVMLGTVIINVILDPILIFGVGPVPELGVDGAAIATVFSRGSAAVVGLWILFSGGHGVQITLSDMWPDREYITKLLRIGAPASLENTGRALSVNAILLIVTLFSTPVVAAFGVGIRVFSMIFMPAIAIDRGVETMTGQNIGAGNSDRVSKTNRFAAITSFGILSILGIITFIFAPEIIRAFDDSPAVVEQGATFLRWIAPTFGFVGILRGYSGGFRGAGKTLTAAVITIVLFGFIRLPVAYVVSQGLIPFDIWIFGTRTPEGIWFSFAISGIVAALVAAGWFERGTWRDGDLTEGTDTPADQNRATEQSSDPDPDPSASET; encoded by the coding sequence ATGAATATTGATTTCCGATCAGCAGCAAGAAAGATATTTAAGCGACCTGAAGAGTTAGAACTGACAGAAGGGCCGATTGGGCGGTCATTATTCTTTCTTTCACTACCAATTGTCATTACAAACCTCCTACAGGTTGCATATAATTTTGCAGATACATTCTGGTTAGGTCGTTACAGCACCGATGCATTGGCAGCAATCAGTCTTGGTTTTCCTCTGGTGTATCTGTTTATTTCACTTGGACTTGGATTGACCGTCGCCGGCAGTGTATTGGTTGCACAACACACCGGCGCAACACAAACAGCACAAGCAGACTATGCTGCCTCACAGACGGTCGCATTTACGATTGCAATTGGAATACTGCTTGGCGCCGCCGGTGTAATATTTGTTGATGAGGTGCTGAGTGTTTTCGGTGCCGACCCGGTTGTGCTTGCGCTCGCCACGGATTACATGCGAATTATTTCCTTTGGACTTCCATTTCTATTCGGATTTATCGTATTTATTGCGTTGATGCGTGGTTCTGGTGATACACTGACACCCATGCTCGTCATGCTTGGAACGGTCATTATAAATGTGATTCTCGACCCAATATTGATTTTTGGTGTTGGACCCGTACCAGAGTTGGGTGTTGATGGGGCCGCGATAGCGACCGTGTTTTCACGAGGGTCCGCAGCAGTCGTTGGTTTGTGGATTCTTTTTAGTGGAGGTCATGGCGTACAAATTACGCTAAGTGATATGTGGCCTGATCGAGAATATATCACAAAATTGCTTCGAATAGGGGCACCTGCCTCACTTGAAAACACGGGACGTGCTCTTTCAGTTAATGCTATTTTACTCATCGTTACGTTATTTTCTACACCGGTTGTTGCCGCATTTGGTGTCGGAATCCGTGTATTTTCAATGATTTTCATGCCTGCGATTGCGATTGATCGGGGGGTTGAGACAATGACCGGGCAGAATATTGGTGCCGGAAATAGTGACCGCGTTTCAAAGACAAATCGATTTGCTGCGATAACATCATTTGGCATCCTTTCGATTCTTGGGATTATAACATTCATTTTTGCTCCCGAAATTATCAGAGCATTTGATGACTCGCCTGCGGTTGTTGAACAAGGTGCGACATTTCTTCGCTGGATTGCACCGACATTCGGATTTGTTGGGATATTACGGGGTTATAGCGGGGGATTTCGGGGAGCTGGAAAAACTCTCACTGCTGCGGTGATTACAATTGTTCTCTTCGGATTTATTCGTTTGCCGGTTGCATATGTCGTTTCACAAGGGCTAATTCCGTTTGATATATGGATATTTGGTACCCGAACGCCAGAGGGAATCTGGTTCTCATTCGCTATCTCAGGCATCGTCGCAGCACTTGTTGCGGCTGGATGGTTCGAACGTGGGACATGGCGGGATGGAGATCTGACGGAGGGCACAGATACACCTGCGGACCAAAACAGAGCAACAGAGCAATCCTCAGATCCGGACCCGGATCCATCGGCGTCAGAGACATAG
- a CDS encoding HD domain-containing protein: MAKSGSVDVEDRQYDPDDDHEFPTERLNVVLPEILSDPEITTYLQAQNVNAVTRKGYNDHGTKHIEIVRNRALRLYELLKTSNIEFNGATEQGLSGADEPVIIALAATLHDVGHVVHRDKHPYYSIPLAADILDRFLPQFDFYDIEQQVRMKAEILHAILCHHTAEDPLTTEAGIIRVADALDMERGRSRIPYKKGGRGIDTLSSQAIDRVSLQSGSDCPVLVKIEMINAAGVYQVDNLLKAKLRDSGLQEYVRIVAVNTRGGDQLVEQIEL; the protein is encoded by the coding sequence ATGGCTAAATCAGGCTCGGTTGATGTTGAGGATCGCCAATATGATCCAGATGATGATCATGAGTTTCCGACAGAGCGTCTCAATGTTGTTCTCCCAGAAATTCTTTCAGACCCCGAGATTACAACGTATCTACAGGCTCAAAATGTTAATGCGGTAACGCGAAAAGGGTATAATGATCACGGAACTAAGCATATTGAGATCGTTCGTAATCGTGCGCTTAGATTATATGAACTCCTAAAAACTAGTAATATCGAATTTAATGGTGCAACAGAACAGGGATTATCTGGCGCTGATGAACCAGTGATTATCGCTCTTGCTGCGACGCTACATGACGTTGGTCATGTTGTTCATCGTGATAAGCACCCATATTATTCAATCCCACTTGCTGCTGATATTCTCGATCGGTTTCTTCCACAGTTCGATTTTTATGATATCGAACAGCAAGTCCGTATGAAAGCTGAAATATTACATGCAATTCTGTGCCATCACACAGCGGAGGATCCACTTACCACAGAGGCAGGCATCATCCGTGTTGCTGATGCGTTAGATATGGAACGTGGCAGGTCGCGGATTCCATATAAAAAAGGCGGACGGGGGATTGATACACTCTCAAGCCAGGCGATTGATCGTGTCTCATTACAATCTGGATCGGACTGCCCTGTTCTTGTCAAAATTGAGATGATCAACGCCGCTGGCGTATACCAGGTCGATAATCTACTAAAAGCAAAACTTCGTGATTCGGGACTACAAGAGTATGTCCGAATTGTTGCAGTCAATACTCGTGGTGGGGATCAACTTGTCGAACAAATCGAATTATGA
- a CDS encoding NAD-dependent epimerase/dehydratase family protein produces METETETESKIEAKADNHLDTDAGIDLDISKSLTLRNQTIVVTGGAGLVGSHLAERLSKANDVIIADDLSKGTRDQIPDNTAFVEADMTDSNEVESVITSDVDIVFHLAAYTDTNFAEPRQLFEENSDMTYNILEQAAAVGVDGVAFTSSSTVYGEAPRPTPEDYAPLEPISVYGASKLADEGLLSTYAHTKSLTVWCFRFANIVGPRQRGNVIPDFIQKLLAEPETLTILGDGRQEKSYLYVTECVDAICHIVEYTDEPMNIYNIGTETTTSVTKIADIVSDVMDLDPTYNYTGGDRGWDGDVPRMRLSVEKLRKIGWNADTESDAAVRHAAKELYKELN; encoded by the coding sequence ATGGAAACCGAGACAGAGACTGAATCGAAAATAGAAGCAAAAGCAGATAATCATCTTGACACTGACGCTGGCATTGATCTTGATATCTCAAAATCTCTTACTCTCCGTAATCAGACAATCGTTGTGACAGGCGGGGCTGGTCTTGTTGGATCACATCTTGCTGAGCGTCTGAGTAAAGCAAATGACGTAATTATTGCAGATGACCTCTCAAAGGGGACTCGCGATCAGATTCCCGATAATACAGCATTTGTCGAAGCCGACATGACGGATTCAAATGAGGTTGAGTCGGTGATTACATCAGATGTTGATATTGTGTTTCATCTCGCTGCATATACAGACACAAACTTTGCAGAACCACGACAGTTGTTTGAGGAAAATAGTGATATGACATATAATATTCTTGAACAAGCCGCAGCAGTCGGCGTCGATGGTGTTGCGTTCACCTCCTCATCAACTGTTTATGGAGAAGCCCCGCGACCAACTCCCGAAGATTATGCTCCACTTGAACCAATTAGTGTGTATGGAGCGTCGAAACTCGCTGATGAGGGACTCTTATCTACATATGCACATACAAAGTCATTGACCGTGTGGTGTTTTCGATTTGCGAATATCGTTGGACCAAGACAGCGCGGAAACGTAATTCCTGACTTTATCCAGAAGCTTCTCGCGGAGCCTGAAACGCTCACAATACTTGGTGATGGTCGTCAAGAGAAGTCCTATCTATATGTGACAGAGTGTGTCGATGCAATATGTCATATCGTTGAATATACCGATGAGCCAATGAACATCTATAATATTGGGACAGAGACGACAACGTCAGTCACAAAAATCGCTGATATTGTCTCAGACGTCATGGATCTTGACCCAACATACAACTACACAGGTGGTGACCGTGGATGGGATGGCGACGTTCCACGAATGCGTCTTTCGGTTGAAAAGCTACGGAAAATTGGCTGGAATGCCGACACTGAGAGTGACGCCGCTGTCCGACATGCCGCCAAGGAACTATATAAGGAATTGAACTAA
- a CDS encoding nucleoside hydrolase, with protein MDDTDRTRVIVDTDTAGDDTQALVLAALSDQIELEAVTICAGNVTFNRQVENAKYTLQAAGVGNNVTVYEGAQSPLQKSHDHAEHVHGEGGLGGSLFPQTNIPSGDIHAVKYIIQAARQNPGEITVVAIAPLTNLALALQLEPKLPELLDQVVCMGGAVNTIGNVTPAAEYNFWVDPDAAAMVIDAFEITLIDWGVTVRDAKLGPDTFEQVAQMDTELASFYSTIIQPVRQFNQESKNNATDHDDDTATHPDSVTMATVLNPDIIETATQCHITVDSRSGPTRGYTLADELDVLSYPSNARVIKSIDTDRFQTILLDTLAYADPHYTY; from the coding sequence ATGGATGATACTGACCGGACTCGAGTGATTGTTGATACGGATACCGCCGGTGACGATACACAGGCCTTAGTCCTCGCTGCACTCTCTGATCAGATTGAGCTTGAAGCTGTGACGATTTGTGCTGGAAATGTCACATTTAACCGGCAGGTTGAAAATGCAAAATATACACTTCAAGCGGCGGGTGTCGGTAATAACGTAACCGTTTATGAGGGTGCGCAAAGTCCGTTGCAGAAAAGCCACGATCACGCCGAACATGTGCACGGTGAGGGAGGATTAGGTGGATCGCTTTTTCCACAGACAAATATTCCATCTGGAGATATCCACGCGGTCAAATATATTATCCAAGCAGCTCGACAGAATCCTGGTGAGATAACAGTCGTCGCTATTGCACCACTGACGAATCTTGCGCTTGCACTACAACTTGAACCAAAACTGCCTGAGTTACTTGATCAGGTTGTGTGCATGGGTGGTGCTGTTAATACGATTGGTAACGTCACTCCCGCAGCAGAATATAATTTCTGGGTTGACCCTGATGCAGCAGCAATGGTTATCGACGCGTTCGAAATCACACTTATCGACTGGGGAGTGACGGTGAGGGATGCAAAGCTTGGTCCAGATACCTTCGAGCAGGTAGCGCAGATGGATACCGAATTAGCTTCGTTTTATTCGACTATTATACAGCCAGTGCGCCAGTTTAATCAAGAATCAAAGAACAATGCAACTGATCACGATGATGATACTGCGACCCATCCAGACTCGGTCACAATGGCAACAGTACTTAATCCAGATATAATTGAGACTGCAACACAATGTCACATTACTGTCGATTCCCGGAGCGGTCCAACTCGTGGATATACGCTCGCTGATGAACTTGATGTGTTGAGTTATCCATCAAATGCGCGTGTGATTAAATCGATAGACACTGACCGATTCCAAACGATTCTCCTTGATACACTTGCGTATGCTGACCCACATTATACATACTGA